In Oryzihumus leptocrescens, the following are encoded in one genomic region:
- the argF gene encoding ornithine carbamoyltransferase, with translation MPRHFLRDDDLSAAEQAGVIDRAIALKARPFSEPVLAGPRAVAVIFDKPSTRTRVSFSVGVAQLGGYPLVIDAASSQLGRGEPIEDTTRVLERQAAAIVWRTFGQERIEAMASVSTVPVVNALTDEFHPCQILADLMTVKEHKGRLAGLTLAYVGDAANNMAHSYLLGGALAGLHVRVAGPASHQPDPAVVERAKQVAAEQGGSVLVTTDAAEAFAEADVLATDTWVSMGQEAEKAARSGADNPFAPFSLDDTALAQAAPDAIVLHCLPAYRGLEISASVIDGPQSVVWDEAENRLHAQKALLCFLLEASMPVRELTA, from the coding sequence ATGCCCCGCCACTTCCTGCGCGACGACGACCTCAGCGCGGCCGAGCAGGCCGGCGTGATCGACCGGGCCATCGCCCTCAAGGCACGCCCGTTCAGCGAGCCCGTCCTGGCCGGCCCCCGCGCCGTCGCGGTCATCTTCGACAAGCCCTCGACCCGCACCCGGGTGTCGTTCTCGGTGGGCGTGGCCCAGCTCGGCGGCTACCCGCTGGTCATCGACGCCGCCTCCAGCCAGCTCGGCCGGGGCGAGCCGATCGAGGACACCACGCGGGTGCTCGAGCGCCAGGCCGCGGCCATCGTGTGGCGCACCTTCGGACAGGAGCGGATCGAGGCGATGGCCTCGGTGAGCACCGTGCCGGTCGTCAACGCCCTCACCGACGAGTTCCACCCCTGCCAGATCCTGGCCGACCTCATGACGGTCAAGGAGCACAAGGGTCGCCTCGCCGGCCTGACCCTGGCCTACGTCGGGGACGCGGCCAACAACATGGCCCACTCCTACCTGCTCGGCGGGGCGCTCGCGGGCCTGCACGTGCGCGTCGCCGGGCCCGCCTCGCACCAGCCCGACCCGGCCGTGGTCGAGCGGGCGAAGCAGGTCGCCGCCGAGCAGGGCGGGTCGGTCCTCGTCACGACCGATGCGGCAGAGGCGTTCGCCGAGGCCGACGTCCTCGCCACCGACACCTGGGTGTCCATGGGGCAGGAGGCCGAGAAGGCGGCGCGCTCCGGCGCGGACAACCCGTTCGCGCCGTTCAGCCTCGACGACACCGCCCTCGCCCAGGCGGCCCCCGACGCCATCGTGCTGCACTGCCTCCCGGCCTACCGTGGCCTGGAGATCAGCGCCTCGGTCATCGACGGCCCGCAGTCGGTCGTCTGGGACGAGGCCGAGAACCGGCTGCACGCGCAGAAGGCACTGCTGTGCTTCCTGCTCGAGGCCTCCATGCCGGTGCGGGAGCTGACGGCATGA
- a CDS encoding DNA-3-methyladenine glycosylase: protein MARFEDPASARLSAPAGERLRREFFDRPVLEVAPDLLGCTVTHAGVTVRLTEVEAYAGEQDPGSHAFRGPTPRTQVMFGHPGGLYVYFTYGMHWCANLVCGPEGHASAVLLRAGEVVAGEDVAADRRAGIARRDWARGPARLATTLALSGDQDGLDVCAPDSPVVVGPRVGAVEVHRVRTGPRVGVSGAGGDGAAYPWRFWVEGEASVSAYRPGKPRRRPDAS, encoded by the coding sequence GTGGCTCGGTTCGAAGATCCGGCGTCGGCGCGACTGAGCGCGCCGGCGGGGGAGCGGCTGCGCCGGGAGTTCTTCGACCGTCCCGTGCTCGAGGTGGCCCCCGACCTGCTCGGCTGCACCGTCACCCACGCCGGCGTCACCGTGCGGCTCACCGAGGTCGAGGCGTATGCCGGGGAGCAGGACCCCGGCTCGCACGCCTTCCGGGGACCCACCCCGCGCACGCAGGTGATGTTCGGCCACCCCGGTGGCCTCTACGTCTACTTCACCTACGGCATGCACTGGTGCGCCAACCTCGTCTGCGGCCCCGAGGGTCACGCCAGCGCGGTGCTGCTGCGGGCCGGCGAGGTCGTCGCCGGTGAGGACGTGGCCGCCGACCGGCGCGCCGGGATCGCCCGCCGGGACTGGGCCCGCGGCCCGGCGCGGCTGGCCACGACGCTGGCGCTGTCCGGCGACCAGGACGGCCTCGACGTGTGTGCCCCCGACTCGCCGGTGGTCGTCGGTCCGCGGGTCGGCGCGGTGGAGGTTCACCGCGTGCGGACCGGGCCGCGGGTGGGCGTCAGCGGGGCCGGCGGCGACGGCGCGGCATACCCCTGGCGGTTCTGGGTGGAGGGGGAGGCGAGCGTCTCGGCATACCGTCCGGGCAAACCGCGTCGCCGGCCCGACGCGTCGTAG
- the tyrS gene encoding tyrosine--tRNA ligase, whose protein sequence is MSDILDELQWRGLVAQTTDEASLREALADGPITAYCGFDPTAPSLHFGNLVQLVVLRHLQRAGHRVICLVGGSTGLIGDPRPTAERVLKTKEQTAQWVATIQHQVQPFLDAEGDNPAVFVNNLDWTEGLSALDFLRDIGKHFRVNQMVRKEAISARLRSEEGISYTEFSYQLLQGLDYLQLFRDYGCTLQTGGNDQWGNLTAGSDLIHRVEGKSVHLLTTPLLTDSSGEKFGKSAGNAIWLSPEMTSPYAFYQYWINVEDASVITLLKVFTDRTREEIDELEKAVAERPFAREAQKALAADVTTLVHGAEATAAVRAASEALFGKGDLSALDARTLADATAELPGGTVAVGDSVVDALVATGLVDGRKAARRVIGEGGASVNNVKVTDEDAVLGEGDFLHGQVALLRRGRKSLAAARLAS, encoded by the coding sequence GTGAGCGACATCCTCGACGAGCTGCAGTGGCGAGGGTTGGTGGCACAGACCACCGACGAGGCCTCGCTGCGCGAAGCACTCGCCGACGGGCCGATCACGGCGTATTGCGGGTTCGACCCGACCGCGCCCTCGCTGCACTTCGGCAACCTGGTGCAGCTGGTCGTGCTGCGCCACCTCCAGCGTGCCGGGCACCGGGTGATCTGCCTGGTCGGCGGGTCCACCGGCCTCATCGGCGACCCGCGGCCCACAGCGGAGCGGGTGCTCAAGACCAAGGAGCAGACCGCGCAGTGGGTGGCCACCATCCAGCACCAGGTGCAGCCGTTCCTCGATGCCGAGGGCGACAACCCGGCCGTCTTCGTCAACAACCTGGACTGGACCGAGGGCCTGTCCGCGCTCGACTTCCTGCGCGACATCGGCAAGCACTTCCGGGTCAACCAGATGGTCAGGAAGGAAGCGATCTCGGCTCGGCTGAGGTCGGAGGAGGGGATCTCCTACACCGAGTTCAGCTACCAGCTGCTCCAGGGGCTGGACTACCTCCAGCTCTTCCGGGACTACGGCTGCACGCTCCAGACCGGTGGCAACGACCAGTGGGGCAACCTCACCGCCGGCTCCGACCTGATTCACCGGGTCGAGGGGAAGTCCGTCCACCTGCTCACGACGCCGCTGCTGACCGACAGCTCCGGCGAGAAGTTCGGCAAGAGCGCAGGCAACGCGATCTGGCTCTCGCCGGAGATGACCAGCCCCTACGCCTTCTACCAGTACTGGATCAACGTCGAGGACGCCTCGGTGATCACGTTGCTCAAGGTGTTCACCGACCGGACCAGGGAGGAGATCGACGAGCTGGAGAAGGCGGTGGCCGAGCGTCCCTTCGCCCGCGAGGCGCAGAAGGCGCTGGCCGCCGACGTGACCACGCTCGTGCACGGCGCCGAGGCGACGGCCGCGGTCAGGGCGGCCAGCGAGGCGCTCTTCGGCAAGGGTGACCTGTCGGCCCTGGACGCCCGGACCCTGGCCGACGCGACGGCCGAGCTGCCCGGCGGCACCGTCGCGGTGGGTGACTCCGTGGTCGACGCCCTGGTGGCGACCGGCCTGGTGGACGGCCGCAAGGCCGCGCGCCGGGTGATCGGCGAAGGCGGTGCCTCGGTCAACAACGTCAAGGTGACCGACGAGGACGCGGTGCTGGGGGAGGGCGACTTCCTGCACGGCCAGGTCGCGCTGCTGCGCCGGGGCCGCAAGTCCCTCGCCGCGGCTCGGCTCGCGAGCTGA
- a CDS encoding SRPBCC family protein — translation MARVEGETVIRRPVDEVFDYVADERHEPACNPRMVRSRKVTDGAVGVGTRFEAHMATRPRPMRMVTELTGFERPHRLELRTTSAFAEVRGAMTFVAVDGGTRLRWSWELRPHGALRLAGPVLGWVGRRQEAATWAALKELLESGAPSQPAPP, via the coding sequence GTGGCCAGGGTCGAGGGAGAGACGGTCATCCGGCGTCCGGTGGACGAGGTGTTCGACTACGTCGCGGACGAACGCCACGAACCGGCATGCAACCCGCGGATGGTGCGGTCGCGGAAGGTGACCGACGGCGCGGTCGGGGTGGGGACGCGGTTCGAGGCCCACATGGCCACGCGGCCGCGACCGATGCGGATGGTCACCGAGCTCACCGGCTTCGAACGGCCGCACCGGCTGGAGCTGAGGACGACGTCGGCCTTCGCCGAGGTCCGCGGGGCGATGACGTTCGTCGCGGTCGACGGCGGGACGCGCCTGCGCTGGTCCTGGGAGCTGCGCCCGCACGGCGCGCTGAGGCTGGCAGGGCCGGTGCTCGGCTGGGTCGGCCGCCGGCAGGAGGCGGCCACCTGGGCGGCGCTCAAGGAGCTCCTGGAGTCAGGGGCGCCCTCACAGCCCGCACCACCCTGA
- a CDS encoding succinate dehydrogenase/fumarate reductase iron-sulfur subunit, with amino-acid sequence MSYDGRFRVWRGDADGGDLADFTVEVNEGEVVLDIIHRLQATQAPDLAVRWNCKAGKCGSCSAEINGRPRLMCMTRMSTFEEGETVTVTPLRAFPVIRDLVTDVSFNYEKARAVPAFAPPADLAPGDYRMQQVDVERSQEFRKCIECFLCQDVCHVIRDHEDNKQAYAGPRFLMRIAELDMHPLDQADRRQAAQHEHGLGLCNITKCCTEVCPEHIKITDNALIPLKERVVDHSYDPLVWLGSKIRRRRD; translated from the coding sequence ATGAGCTACGACGGGCGTTTCCGCGTCTGGCGGGGTGACGCCGACGGCGGCGACCTGGCCGACTTCACCGTCGAGGTCAACGAGGGCGAGGTGGTCCTCGACATCATCCACCGGCTCCAGGCGACCCAGGCCCCCGACCTCGCCGTCCGCTGGAACTGCAAGGCGGGCAAGTGCGGCTCGTGCAGCGCGGAGATCAACGGCCGGCCCCGGCTGATGTGCATGACCCGCATGAGCACCTTCGAGGAGGGCGAGACGGTCACGGTCACGCCGCTGCGCGCGTTCCCGGTGATCCGTGACCTGGTCACCGACGTCTCCTTCAACTACGAGAAGGCCCGCGCCGTGCCGGCGTTCGCGCCGCCGGCCGACCTCGCGCCCGGCGACTACCGGATGCAGCAGGTCGACGTCGAGCGCTCGCAGGAGTTCCGCAAGTGCATCGAGTGCTTCCTGTGCCAGGACGTCTGCCACGTGATCCGCGACCACGAGGACAACAAGCAGGCGTATGCCGGGCCGCGCTTCCTCATGCGCATCGCCGAGCTCGACATGCACCCGCTCGACCAGGCCGACCGGCGCCAGGCGGCCCAGCACGAGCACGGACTCGGCCTGTGCAACATCACCAAGTGTTGCACGGAGGTCTGCCCCGAGCACATCAAGATCACCGACAACGCGCTGATCCCCCTCAAGGAGCGGGTGGTCGACCACTCGTACGATCCGTTGGTGTGGCTCGGTTCGAAGATCCGGCGTCGGCGCGACTGA
- a CDS encoding argininosuccinate synthase has protein sequence MTDRVVLAYSGGLDTSVAIGWIADATQAEVVAVAVDVGQGGEDLEVIRQRALDCGAVEAYVADARDEFADEYCLPALQANALYMDRYPLVSALSRPVIVKHLVAAAKQHGATTVAHGCTGKGNDQVRFEVGISGLAPGLKCIAPVRDLALTRDKAIDYAEKHNLPIETTKKNPYSIDQNVFGRAVETGFLEDIWNAPIEDLYSYTKDPSRQHDKDEVVITFEAGVPVAIDGEKVTVLQAIQKLNERAGNAGIGRLDMVEDRLVGIKSREVYEAPGAIALITAHQELENVTLERELGRYKRGVEQKWGELTYDGLWFSPLKRSLDAFIASTQEHVSGDIRMTLHGGRAVVTGRRSDTSLYDYNLATYDEGDTFDQSLAKGFIEIHGLSSKIASGRDQRLGHA, from the coding sequence GTGACCGACCGCGTTGTCCTTGCCTACTCCGGAGGCCTCGACACCTCCGTCGCCATCGGCTGGATCGCCGACGCCACCCAGGCCGAGGTCGTGGCCGTGGCCGTCGACGTGGGTCAGGGCGGGGAGGACCTCGAGGTCATCCGCCAGCGCGCCCTGGACTGCGGCGCCGTGGAGGCCTACGTGGCCGACGCCCGCGACGAGTTCGCCGACGAGTACTGCCTGCCCGCGCTGCAGGCCAACGCCCTCTACATGGACCGCTACCCGCTGGTGTCGGCGCTGTCCCGCCCGGTGATCGTCAAGCACCTGGTCGCCGCCGCGAAGCAGCACGGCGCCACCACGGTCGCGCACGGCTGCACCGGCAAGGGCAACGACCAGGTCCGCTTCGAGGTGGGCATCTCCGGCCTCGCCCCCGGCCTGAAGTGCATCGCCCCGGTGCGTGACCTCGCGCTGACCCGCGACAAGGCGATCGACTACGCCGAGAAGCACAACCTGCCGATCGAGACGACCAAGAAGAACCCGTACTCCATCGACCAGAACGTGTTCGGTCGCGCGGTGGAGACCGGCTTCCTCGAGGACATCTGGAACGCCCCGATCGAGGACCTGTACTCCTACACCAAGGACCCCTCGCGCCAGCACGACAAGGACGAGGTCGTCATCACCTTCGAGGCCGGCGTGCCGGTCGCCATCGACGGCGAGAAGGTCACCGTCCTGCAGGCCATCCAGAAGCTCAACGAGCGCGCGGGCAACGCCGGCATCGGCCGCCTCGACATGGTCGAGGACCGCCTCGTCGGCATCAAGAGCCGCGAGGTCTACGAGGCGCCGGGCGCCATCGCGCTGATCACCGCGCACCAGGAGCTCGAGAACGTCACGCTCGAGCGCGAGCTCGGCCGCTACAAGCGCGGCGTCGAGCAGAAGTGGGGCGAGCTCACCTACGACGGCCTGTGGTTCAGCCCGCTCAAGCGCTCGCTGGACGCGTTCATCGCCTCCACCCAGGAGCACGTCAGCGGCGACATCCGGATGACGCTGCACGGCGGCCGCGCAGTCGTCACCGGCCGTCGCTCGGACACCAGCCTGTACGACTACAACCTCGCCACCTACGACGAGGGCGACACCTTCGACCAGTCGCTGGCCAAGGGCTTCATCGAGATCCACGGGCTGTCGAGCAAGATCGCCTCGGGTCGCGACCAGCGCCTCGGCCATGCCTGA
- the argH gene encoding argininosuccinate lyase, translating into MPEPVPATPSTGDRLSLWGGRFAGGPADALAALSKSTHFDWRLAPYDIAGSRAHARVLAKAGLLDEPTLAAMLEALDRLEADVRSGEFAPAEADEDVHTALERGLIERAGADVGGRLRAGRSRNDQVATLFRMYLRDHARTCANLVLDVVDALVAQSAEHLGVAMPGRTHLQHAQPVLLAHHLLAHAWALLRNVDRWQDWDRRTALSPYGSGALAGSSLGLDPDAVAADLGFTAAVENSIDGTASRDFVAEFAFVSAMAAVDISRLAEEVVLWATKEFSFITLDDAYSTGSSIMPQKKNPDVAELARGKAGRLVGDLAGLLTTLKSLPLAYNRDLQEDKEPVFDAVDTLEVLLPAFAGMVATMRFNTERLESLAPQGFSLATDVAEWLVRQGVPFRVAHEVAGECVRACELRGIELWDLSDADLQAISPHLTADVRSVLSVEGSLASRDAKGGTAPARVAEQLELVRSRVAQARAALGATTA; encoded by the coding sequence ATGCCTGAGCCGGTGCCCGCGACGCCGTCGACAGGCGACCGGCTCAGCCTGTGGGGCGGCCGGTTCGCCGGCGGCCCGGCCGACGCCCTGGCCGCCCTGTCGAAGTCCACCCACTTCGACTGGCGCCTGGCGCCCTATGACATCGCCGGATCCCGGGCCCACGCCCGGGTGCTGGCCAAGGCCGGGCTGCTCGACGAGCCGACGCTCGCCGCGATGCTCGAGGCGCTGGACCGGCTAGAGGCGGACGTGCGCTCGGGGGAGTTCGCCCCGGCCGAGGCCGACGAGGACGTGCACACGGCGCTGGAGCGCGGCCTGATCGAGCGCGCGGGGGCCGACGTCGGCGGCCGGCTGCGCGCGGGGCGGTCCCGCAACGACCAGGTCGCCACGCTGTTCCGGATGTACCTGCGGGACCACGCCCGGACCTGCGCCAACCTCGTGCTCGACGTGGTCGACGCCTTGGTCGCCCAGTCCGCCGAGCACCTCGGCGTGGCGATGCCCGGCCGCACCCACCTGCAGCACGCCCAGCCGGTCCTGCTGGCGCACCACCTGCTGGCCCACGCCTGGGCCCTGCTGCGCAACGTCGACCGCTGGCAGGACTGGGACCGCCGGACGGCGCTGTCGCCGTACGGCTCGGGGGCCCTCGCCGGCAGCTCGCTCGGGCTCGACCCCGACGCGGTGGCGGCCGACCTCGGCTTCACCGCCGCGGTGGAGAACTCCATCGACGGTACGGCGAGCCGGGACTTCGTCGCCGAGTTCGCCTTCGTCTCGGCGATGGCCGCGGTCGACATCTCCCGGCTGGCCGAGGAGGTCGTCCTGTGGGCGACGAAGGAGTTCTCCTTCATCACCCTCGACGACGCCTACTCCACCGGGTCGAGCATCATGCCGCAGAAGAAGAACCCGGACGTGGCCGAGCTGGCCCGTGGCAAGGCCGGCCGGCTGGTCGGCGACCTCGCCGGGCTGCTCACCACGCTGAAGTCGCTGCCGCTGGCCTACAACCGGGACCTGCAGGAGGACAAGGAGCCGGTGTTCGACGCGGTCGACACGCTCGAGGTCCTGCTGCCCGCGTTCGCCGGCATGGTCGCCACGATGCGCTTCAACACCGAGCGGCTGGAGTCCCTTGCGCCGCAGGGGTTCTCCCTGGCCACCGACGTCGCCGAGTGGCTGGTCCGCCAGGGCGTGCCGTTCCGCGTGGCCCACGAGGTCGCGGGGGAGTGCGTGCGGGCGTGCGAGCTGCGCGGGATCGAGCTGTGGGACCTCTCCGACGCCGACCTGCAGGCGATCTCGCCGCACCTGACCGCGGACGTGCGCAGCGTCCTGTCGGTCGAGGGCTCACTCGCCTCCCGCGACGCCAAGGGCGGCACCGCCCCGGCCCGCGTGGCCGAGCAGCTCGAGCTCGTCCGCTCCCGCGTCGCGCAGGCGCGGGCAGCCCTCGGGGCCACCACCGCCTGA
- a CDS encoding fumarate reductase/succinate dehydrogenase flavoprotein subunit, whose protein sequence is MTDLERHSYDVVVIGAGGAGLRAAIEAREHGLRTAIICKSLFGKAHTVMAEGGIAASMGNVNSNDSWQVHFRDTLRGGKFLNNPRMAELHAREAPQRVWELETYGALFDRTADGRISQRNFGGHEYPRLAHVGDRTGLELIRTLQQKIVSLQQEDERETGDAEARLKVFAELTVTDLLLEGEAVSGAFGYWRESGRFVLFETPTVILATGGIGKSFKVTSNSWEYTGDGHALALRAGATLINMEFVQFHPTGMVWPPSVKGILVTESVRGDGGVLRNSEGKRFMFDYVPDVFRGQYADTEEEADRWYKDPDNNLRPPELLPRDEVARAINNEVKEGRGTPHGGVFLDVSTRLPAEEIIRRLPSMHHQFKELADVDITAEPMEVGPTCHYVMGGVEVDADTAATRVPGLFAAGEVAGGMHGSNRLGGNSLSDLLVFGRRAGAGAAAYLESLGDKRPAVSEGDLDAAATVALAPFGNDGGENPYTLHQELQQSMNDLVGIIRREGEMREALERLAELRRRASVVGVEGHRQFNPGWHLALDLRNMLAVSECVARAALERTESRGGHTREDHPSMDPAWRGVNLVCSQRVDGGIDLVHQPVPAIRRDLLELFDRKELAKYLTEEELAVLDAPAPSPEQGSES, encoded by the coding sequence GTGACGGACCTGGAACGCCACAGCTACGACGTCGTGGTGATCGGTGCCGGTGGCGCCGGGCTCCGCGCGGCCATCGAGGCGCGCGAGCACGGCCTGCGCACGGCGATCATCTGCAAGTCGTTGTTCGGCAAGGCCCACACCGTCATGGCCGAGGGCGGCATCGCCGCGTCGATGGGCAACGTCAACAGCAACGACAGCTGGCAGGTGCACTTCCGCGACACCCTGCGCGGCGGCAAGTTCCTCAACAACCCCCGCATGGCCGAACTGCACGCCAGGGAGGCGCCGCAGCGGGTGTGGGAGCTGGAGACCTACGGCGCGCTGTTCGACCGCACCGCCGACGGCCGGATCAGCCAGCGCAACTTCGGCGGCCACGAGTACCCCCGCCTGGCCCACGTCGGCGACCGCACCGGCCTGGAGCTCATCCGCACCCTGCAGCAGAAGATCGTCTCGCTGCAGCAGGAGGACGAGCGCGAGACCGGCGACGCCGAGGCACGGCTGAAGGTGTTCGCGGAGCTGACGGTCACCGACCTGCTGCTCGAGGGCGAGGCGGTCTCCGGCGCGTTCGGCTACTGGCGCGAGTCCGGCCGCTTCGTACTGTTCGAGACGCCCACGGTGATCCTGGCGACCGGCGGCATCGGCAAGTCCTTCAAGGTGACCAGCAACTCCTGGGAGTACACCGGCGACGGGCACGCCCTGGCCCTGCGTGCCGGCGCCACGCTGATCAACATGGAGTTCGTCCAGTTCCACCCCACGGGCATGGTCTGGCCGCCGTCGGTCAAGGGCATCCTTGTCACCGAGTCGGTGCGCGGTGACGGCGGCGTGCTGCGCAACTCCGAGGGCAAGCGGTTCATGTTCGACTACGTGCCCGACGTCTTCCGCGGCCAGTACGCCGACACCGAGGAGGAGGCGGACCGGTGGTACAAGGACCCCGACAACAACCTGCGCCCGCCGGAGCTGCTGCCGCGTGACGAGGTGGCGCGGGCGATCAACAACGAGGTCAAGGAGGGCCGCGGCACCCCGCACGGCGGCGTCTTCCTCGACGTGTCGACCCGCCTGCCCGCCGAGGAGATCATCCGGCGGCTGCCCTCGATGCACCACCAGTTCAAGGAGCTCGCCGACGTCGACATCACGGCCGAGCCGATGGAGGTCGGCCCGACCTGCCACTACGTCATGGGCGGTGTGGAGGTCGACGCCGACACCGCTGCCACCCGCGTCCCAGGCCTGTTCGCGGCCGGTGAGGTGGCCGGAGGCATGCACGGCTCGAACCGCCTCGGCGGCAACTCCCTGTCCGACCTGCTCGTCTTCGGCCGGCGCGCAGGAGCCGGCGCCGCGGCATACCTGGAGTCGTTGGGCGACAAGCGTCCCGCGGTCTCCGAGGGTGACCTCGACGCCGCCGCGACGGTGGCGCTGGCGCCGTTCGGCAACGACGGCGGGGAGAACCCCTACACGCTGCACCAGGAGCTGCAGCAGTCGATGAACGACCTGGTCGGCATCATCCGCCGGGAGGGTGAGATGCGCGAGGCGCTCGAGCGCCTGGCCGAGCTGCGCCGCCGGGCCTCGGTCGTGGGGGTCGAGGGCCACCGGCAGTTCAACCCGGGCTGGCACCTGGCGCTCGACCTGCGCAACATGCTCGCGGTGAGCGAGTGCGTCGCCCGCGCGGCACTGGAGCGCACCGAGAGCCGCGGCGGCCACACCCGCGAGGACCACCCCTCGATGGACCCGGCCTGGCGTGGGGTCAACCTCGTGTGCAGCCAGCGCGTCGACGGCGGGATCGACCTCGTGCACCAGCCGGTGCCGGCGATCCGGCGCGACCTGCTGGAGCTGTTCGACCGCAAGGAGCTGGCCAAGTACCTCACCGAGGAGGAGCTGGCGGTGCTCGACGCCCCGGCGCCCTCTCCCGAGCAGGGGAGCGAGTCATGA
- a CDS encoding arginine repressor, which translates to MIAHTRAARHQRIVEILGRHNIRSQGELLTHLAQDGLEVTQATLSRDLVELGAVKVRQGRTLVYAVPGEGGDRTPRAAEATDAVNARLKRLCEELLVTAEASANLVVVRTPPGAAQYLASAIDHADEAAIIGTIAGDDTILVITAGPEDGPAVAGRLLSLAGTRED; encoded by the coding sequence ATGATCGCCCACACCCGCGCCGCCCGGCACCAGCGGATCGTGGAGATCCTGGGCCGGCACAACATCCGCTCCCAGGGTGAGCTGCTGACCCACCTTGCCCAGGACGGCCTCGAGGTCACCCAGGCGACGCTGTCGCGGGACCTGGTCGAGCTCGGCGCCGTCAAGGTCCGCCAGGGCCGGACCCTGGTGTATGCCGTGCCGGGGGAGGGCGGCGACCGCACCCCCCGCGCGGCCGAGGCCACCGACGCCGTCAACGCCCGGCTCAAGCGGCTCTGCGAGGAGCTGCTCGTCACCGCCGAGGCCTCGGCCAACCTGGTAGTGGTGCGCACCCCGCCGGGGGCGGCGCAGTACCTCGCCTCGGCCATCGACCACGCCGACGAGGCGGCCATCATCGGCACCATCGCCGGTGACGACACGATCCTGGTCATCACCGCCGGCCCCGAGGACGGCCCGGCCGTGGCTGGGCGCCTGTTGTCCCTGGCCGGCACGCGGGAGGATTGA
- a CDS encoding acetylornithine transaminase, producing the protein MSGTTVKDWLERYDHALLGVFGQPRTVLARGEGAVVEDVEGTRYLDLLGGIAVNSLGHGHPALVRAVAEQAASLVHVSNFFTTPGQVQLAERLLALAGAPDGSAVFFANSGTEALEAAVKLSRRTGRTRIIAAEGAFHGRTTGALALTHKPAYREPFEPLIPEVVHVPWNDQDALRAAVTADVAAVVLEPIQGEAGVRPADPAYLQLARELTTAHGALLVLDEVQTGVARTGSWFAFQQAGVTPDAMTLAKGLGGGVPIGALVTFGPEVTGLLTAGQHGTTFGGNPLAVAAGLAVLDTIEAEGLVEHARVAGDHVAAAVLALGHPLVAEVRGAGLLRAVQLTADVAPQVADRALAAGFIVNAVTPSALRLAPPLVVTTEQLDTFVAALPALLDGLETP; encoded by the coding sequence ATGAGCGGCACCACCGTCAAGGACTGGCTCGAGCGCTACGACCACGCGCTGCTCGGCGTCTTCGGGCAGCCGCGCACGGTGCTGGCCCGGGGTGAGGGCGCCGTCGTCGAGGACGTCGAGGGCACCCGCTACCTCGACCTGCTCGGCGGCATCGCGGTCAACAGTTTGGGCCACGGGCACCCGGCCCTCGTGCGCGCCGTCGCGGAGCAGGCTGCCTCGCTGGTCCACGTCTCCAACTTCTTCACCACCCCGGGTCAGGTCCAGCTCGCCGAGCGCCTGCTCGCCCTCGCCGGCGCCCCCGACGGCTCGGCGGTCTTCTTCGCCAACTCCGGCACCGAGGCGCTCGAGGCGGCGGTCAAGCTGAGCCGGCGCACCGGCCGGACCCGGATCATCGCGGCGGAGGGCGCCTTCCACGGCCGCACGACCGGCGCGCTGGCGCTGACGCACAAGCCGGCCTACCGCGAGCCGTTCGAGCCGCTCATCCCCGAGGTCGTCCACGTCCCCTGGAACGACCAGGACGCGCTGCGCGCGGCCGTCACGGCCGACGTCGCCGCCGTGGTCCTCGAGCCCATCCAGGGCGAGGCGGGCGTGCGGCCCGCGGACCCGGCATACCTGCAGCTGGCCCGCGAGCTGACCACCGCCCACGGGGCGCTGCTCGTCCTCGACGAGGTGCAGACCGGGGTCGCCCGGACCGGCAGCTGGTTCGCCTTCCAGCAGGCCGGGGTCACCCCCGATGCCATGACCCTGGCCAAGGGCCTGGGCGGCGGGGTGCCGATCGGTGCGCTGGTGACCTTCGGCCCCGAGGTCACCGGGCTGCTCACCGCCGGGCAGCACGGCACCACCTTCGGCGGCAACCCGCTGGCGGTGGCCGCCGGCCTCGCCGTCCTCGACACCATCGAGGCGGAAGGCCTGGTCGAGCACGCGCGCGTCGCCGGTGACCATGTCGCCGCAGCCGTCCTCGCCCTGGGGCACCCGCTCGTGGCCGAGGTCCGCGGCGCCGGCCTGCTGCGCGCCGTCCAGCTCACCGCTGACGTGGCGCCCCAGGTCGCCGACCGGGCGCTCGCCGCCGGCTTCATCGTCAACGCGGTCACGCCCAGCGCGCTGCGCCTGGCCCCGCCGCTGGTCGTCACGACCGAGCAGCTCGACACCTTCGTGGCCGCCCTGCCCGCCCTCCTCGACGGACTGGAGACCCCCTGA